Proteins from a genomic interval of Bombus affinis isolate iyBomAffi1 chromosome 16, iyBomAffi1.2, whole genome shotgun sequence:
- the LOC126925481 gene encoding HMG box-containing protein 4 isoform X3 produces the protein MRANIRKPARSEKTPRRKKLREQRNNAMDMFVTPKRQKNDDLEVTGISRSGRVRKKSSKLVDFESPDDFTDNKYKRQKAQQLQNQQLLDRYDSQRMSPNQSIQHASSGRQRKNSNSNSGQQRVKQETLSDNEGQSSGSDSDDPSGLNEDERYSMDSGSDDDVDPLMIDDREAGFRKLEPPGQETPSQANSLYMLEKCKKKLIIKDGKIIGRMKAQRKDKGKTRFTAYMLWAKEIRQELLEQCPYMDFAAISKRLGELWATVPNLEKYNWRRRAKRLAAKPHSLPASKDEPVWKMPPPASRKKFINKIGNVPVSPPSNRTGKDLVNEPMIGTGMYKVVGTQPIDVAAHLKLLGESLTIIGERLKEHDGQIAVSGSLSVLLDSLLCALGPLICLTQQVPETNGAKHETLSQMLDNIAYLMPGL, from the exons ATGCGCGCCAATATTCGTAAGCCCGCGAGATCTGAGAAAACGCCGCGGCGCAAGAAGCTCCGAGAGCAACGGAACAACGCTATGGATATGTTCGTGACTCCGAAACGTCAGAAGAATGACG ATCTAGAGGTCACGGGTATCTCCCGCAGTGGCCGTGTGAGAAAGAAATCTTCCAAACTCGTTGACTTTGAATCGCCAGATGATTTTACGGATAACAAGTACAAACGTCAAAAAGCACAGCAATTACAAAATCAACAATTATTGGACAGATATGATTCCCAACGTATGTCACCAAATCAGTCGATCCAACATGCAAGTAGTGGAAGACAAAGGAAGAATTCAAATTCCAACTCTGGACAGCAAAGAGTTAAACAAGAGACATTGTCAGATAATGAAGGGCAATCTTCAGGGTCAGATTCTGATGATCCCTCTGGGTTGAACGAGGATGAAAGATATAGTATGGATTCTGGAAGCGATGATGACGTTGATCCTCTTATGATAGACGATAGAGAAGCAGGGTTTAGAAAGCTTGAACCACCTGGCCAAGAAACACCTTCACAAGCAAATAGTTTGTACATGCTTGAGAAATGTAAGAAAAAGCTAATTATTAAAGATGGCAAAATAATAGGTAGAATGAAGGCACAACGTAAAGACAAAGGG AAAACGAGATTTACCGCGTACATGTTGTGGGCTAAAGAAATTAGGCAAGAGTTACTAGAGCAATGTCCTTATATGG ATTTTGCAGCAATTTCTAAACGGTTAGGAGAACTGTGGGCTACAGTACCAAATCTGGAAAAATATAACTGGCGCAGACGCGCAAAACGCTTGGCAGCAAAACCTCATTCTTTACCTGCGAGTAAAGATGAGCCTGTTTGGAAAATGCCGCCGCCTGCTTCGCGaaaaaaattcattaataaaatTG GAAATGTTCCGGTATCGCCGCCGTCGAATCGAACTGGGAAAGATTTAGTTAACGAACCAATGATAGGAACAGGAATGTACAAAGTCGTTGGTACTCAACCTATCGATGTAGCTGCTCATCTCAAGCTTCTCGGTGAGAGCTTAACGATCATCGGTGAACGGTTAAAGGAACACGATGGGCAAATAGCGGTATCGGGCAGTCTGTCGGTCTTGCTGGATTCTCTACTTTGCGCACTGGGTCCTTTGATTTGCCTAACACAACAGGTACCAGAAACTAATGGAGCTAAACACGAAACACTTTCGCAAATGCTCGACAATATTGCGTATCTTATGCCTGGTTTgtaa
- the LOC126925488 gene encoding U3 small nucleolar ribonucleoprotein protein IMP4, with amino-acid sequence MLRRQARLRREYLYRKSVQDKLKSIQEKKEKLKRSLEQNIPIHPDLRKDALNIQKQLAWEDAGPEMAVAIGTEMGGAVGSHEDDEYRWAGVEDPKIVITTSRDPSSRLKMFVKELRLIFPNSQRMNRGNYEMKQLIHACRANDVTDFIIVHEHRGVPNSLIICHLPYGPTAYFTMSDVIMRHDIPDIGTMSEQYPHLVFHNFKTKLGERVMSILKYLFPVPKEDSKRIITFANHDDYISFRHHTYKKIHGKDIELVEVGPRFQLKLYQIKLGTLDAEAAADTEWALRPYMNTSHKRRFLSNEDGWQQEDDI; translated from the coding sequence ATGTTACGGAGACAAGCGAGGCTTCGTAGAGAATATCTCTACAGAAAATCCGTTCAAGATAAGTTAAAAAGCATtcaagaaaagaaggaaaaacttAAACGCAGCCTAGAGCAAAATATACCTATACATCCAGATCTAAGAAAAGATGCTTTAAACATACAAAAACAATTAGCTTGGGAAGATGCTGGACCAGAAATGGCTGTTGCTATTGGAACAGAAATGGGAGGTGCTGTGGGATCTCACGAAGATGATGAATATCGTTGGGCTGGAGTTGAAGATCCAAAAATTGTGATTACCACTTCTCGCGACCCAAGTTCCAGATTAAAAATGTTTGTCAAAGAATTGCGTTTGATATTTCCTAATTCTCAAAGAATGAATCGAGGAAACTATGAAATGAAACAATTGATACATGCCTGTAGAGCAAACGATGTTACGGATTTCATAATTGTGCATGAACACAGAGGTGTGCCTAATTCTCTTATTATTTGTCATCTTCCCTACGGACCTACTGCATATTTCACCATGTCGGACGTTATTATGAGACACGATATTCCTGATATTGGAACCATGTCTGAACAATATCCTCACCTTGTATTTCACAATTTCAAAACAAAGTTAGGTGAACGTGTTATgagtattttaaaatatttattcccAGTACCAAAAGAAGACAGCAAAAGAATAATTACTTTTGCCAATCACGACGACTACATATCCTTCCGACATCACACTTATAAAAAGATTCATGGAAAGGACATTGAACTAGTAGAAGTTGGTCCCAgatttcaattaaaattatatcaaaTTAAATTAGGTACTTTGGATGCAGAAGCAGCAGCTGATACGGAATGGGCATTAAGACCTTATATGAATACTAGCCACAAGAGAAGATTTTTATCTAACGAAGATGGATGGCAACAAGAAGATGatatttaa
- the LOC126925481 gene encoding HMG box-containing protein 4 isoform X2: protein MRANIRKPARSEKTPRRKKLREQRNNAMDMFVTPKRQKNDEVTGISRSGRVRKKSSKLVDFESPDDFTDNKYKRQKAQQLQNQQLLDRYDSQRMSPNQSIQHASSGRQRKNSNSNSGQQRVKQETLSDNEGQSSGSDSDDPSGLNEDERYSMDSGSDDDVDPLMIDDREAGFRKLEPPGQETPSQANSLYMLEKCKKKLIIKDGKIIGRMKAQRKDKGKTRFTAYMLWAKEIRQELLEQCPYMDFAAISKRLGELWATVPNLEKYNWRRRAKRLAAKPHSLPASKDEPVWKMPPPASRKKFINKIGNGKEQKPATSKKTIQLGLPSVVGNVPVSPPSNRTGKDLVNEPMIGTGMYKVVGTQPIDVAAHLKLLGESLTIIGERLKEHDGQIAVSGSLSVLLDSLLCALGPLICLTQQVPETNGAKHETLSQMLDNIAYLMPGL, encoded by the exons ATGCGCGCCAATATTCGTAAGCCCGCGAGATCTGAGAAAACGCCGCGGCGCAAGAAGCTCCGAGAGCAACGGAACAACGCTATGGATATGTTCGTGACTCCGAAACGTCAGAAGAATGACG AGGTCACGGGTATCTCCCGCAGTGGCCGTGTGAGAAAGAAATCTTCCAAACTCGTTGACTTTGAATCGCCAGATGATTTTACGGATAACAAGTACAAACGTCAAAAAGCACAGCAATTACAAAATCAACAATTATTGGACAGATATGATTCCCAACGTATGTCACCAAATCAGTCGATCCAACATGCAAGTAGTGGAAGACAAAGGAAGAATTCAAATTCCAACTCTGGACAGCAAAGAGTTAAACAAGAGACATTGTCAGATAATGAAGGGCAATCTTCAGGGTCAGATTCTGATGATCCCTCTGGGTTGAACGAGGATGAAAGATATAGTATGGATTCTGGAAGCGATGATGACGTTGATCCTCTTATGATAGACGATAGAGAAGCAGGGTTTAGAAAGCTTGAACCACCTGGCCAAGAAACACCTTCACAAGCAAATAGTTTGTACATGCTTGAGAAATGTAAGAAAAAGCTAATTATTAAAGATGGCAAAATAATAGGTAGAATGAAGGCACAACGTAAAGACAAAGGG AAAACGAGATTTACCGCGTACATGTTGTGGGCTAAAGAAATTAGGCAAGAGTTACTAGAGCAATGTCCTTATATGG ATTTTGCAGCAATTTCTAAACGGTTAGGAGAACTGTGGGCTACAGTACCAAATCTGGAAAAATATAACTGGCGCAGACGCGCAAAACGCTTGGCAGCAAAACCTCATTCTTTACCTGCGAGTAAAGATGAGCCTGTTTGGAAAATGCCGCCGCCTGCTTCGCGaaaaaaattcattaataaaatTG GTAATGGAAAAGAGCAAAAGCCTGCTACCTCCAAAAAAACTATTCAACTAGGTCTACCCTCGGTTGTAGGAAATGTTCCGGTATCGCCGCCGTCGAATCGAACTGGGAAAGATTTAGTTAACGAACCAATGATAGGAACAGGAATGTACAAAGTCGTTGGTACTCAACCTATCGATGTAGCTGCTCATCTCAAGCTTCTCGGTGAGAGCTTAACGATCATCGGTGAACGGTTAAAGGAACACGATGGGCAAATAGCGGTATCGGGCAGTCTGTCGGTCTTGCTGGATTCTCTACTTTGCGCACTGGGTCCTTTGATTTGCCTAACACAACAGGTACCAGAAACTAATGGAGCTAAACACGAAACACTTTCGCAAATGCTCGACAATATTGCGTATCTTATGCCTGGTTTgtaa
- the LOC126925481 gene encoding HMG box-containing protein 4 isoform X1, translated as MRANIRKPARSEKTPRRKKLREQRNNAMDMFVTPKRQKNDDLEVTGISRSGRVRKKSSKLVDFESPDDFTDNKYKRQKAQQLQNQQLLDRYDSQRMSPNQSIQHASSGRQRKNSNSNSGQQRVKQETLSDNEGQSSGSDSDDPSGLNEDERYSMDSGSDDDVDPLMIDDREAGFRKLEPPGQETPSQANSLYMLEKCKKKLIIKDGKIIGRMKAQRKDKGKTRFTAYMLWAKEIRQELLEQCPYMDFAAISKRLGELWATVPNLEKYNWRRRAKRLAAKPHSLPASKDEPVWKMPPPASRKKFINKIGNGKEQKPATSKKTIQLGLPSVVGNVPVSPPSNRTGKDLVNEPMIGTGMYKVVGTQPIDVAAHLKLLGESLTIIGERLKEHDGQIAVSGSLSVLLDSLLCALGPLICLTQQVPETNGAKHETLSQMLDNIAYLMPGL; from the exons ATGCGCGCCAATATTCGTAAGCCCGCGAGATCTGAGAAAACGCCGCGGCGCAAGAAGCTCCGAGAGCAACGGAACAACGCTATGGATATGTTCGTGACTCCGAAACGTCAGAAGAATGACG ATCTAGAGGTCACGGGTATCTCCCGCAGTGGCCGTGTGAGAAAGAAATCTTCCAAACTCGTTGACTTTGAATCGCCAGATGATTTTACGGATAACAAGTACAAACGTCAAAAAGCACAGCAATTACAAAATCAACAATTATTGGACAGATATGATTCCCAACGTATGTCACCAAATCAGTCGATCCAACATGCAAGTAGTGGAAGACAAAGGAAGAATTCAAATTCCAACTCTGGACAGCAAAGAGTTAAACAAGAGACATTGTCAGATAATGAAGGGCAATCTTCAGGGTCAGATTCTGATGATCCCTCTGGGTTGAACGAGGATGAAAGATATAGTATGGATTCTGGAAGCGATGATGACGTTGATCCTCTTATGATAGACGATAGAGAAGCAGGGTTTAGAAAGCTTGAACCACCTGGCCAAGAAACACCTTCACAAGCAAATAGTTTGTACATGCTTGAGAAATGTAAGAAAAAGCTAATTATTAAAGATGGCAAAATAATAGGTAGAATGAAGGCACAACGTAAAGACAAAGGG AAAACGAGATTTACCGCGTACATGTTGTGGGCTAAAGAAATTAGGCAAGAGTTACTAGAGCAATGTCCTTATATGG ATTTTGCAGCAATTTCTAAACGGTTAGGAGAACTGTGGGCTACAGTACCAAATCTGGAAAAATATAACTGGCGCAGACGCGCAAAACGCTTGGCAGCAAAACCTCATTCTTTACCTGCGAGTAAAGATGAGCCTGTTTGGAAAATGCCGCCGCCTGCTTCGCGaaaaaaattcattaataaaatTG GTAATGGAAAAGAGCAAAAGCCTGCTACCTCCAAAAAAACTATTCAACTAGGTCTACCCTCGGTTGTAGGAAATGTTCCGGTATCGCCGCCGTCGAATCGAACTGGGAAAGATTTAGTTAACGAACCAATGATAGGAACAGGAATGTACAAAGTCGTTGGTACTCAACCTATCGATGTAGCTGCTCATCTCAAGCTTCTCGGTGAGAGCTTAACGATCATCGGTGAACGGTTAAAGGAACACGATGGGCAAATAGCGGTATCGGGCAGTCTGTCGGTCTTGCTGGATTCTCTACTTTGCGCACTGGGTCCTTTGATTTGCCTAACACAACAGGTACCAGAAACTAATGGAGCTAAACACGAAACACTTTCGCAAATGCTCGACAATATTGCGTATCTTATGCCTGGTTTgtaa